Proteins found in one Tsukamurella paurometabola DSM 20162 genomic segment:
- a CDS encoding EamA family transporter, with protein MRRSLESADWSPARLRAAAAFGTVTVLMNIAFYESIAHIDLGTAVAIEFLGPIAVAVAGSRRPLDLVAAAAALTGVICVAGVNIGGVAGVDGALGVGCALVAAALWAGYIVLGKRVADAGGGIEGLGVGLAAGALILALPALGTDVLTRPESFLGWKVWVLGLGLGLLSSVIPYALDQVVLRRVGRARFALLLALLPVTATAVGAVMLGQRQGWLEAAGIALVVGAIVLTSRDVAAEAAPTSGG; from the coding sequence TTGCGACGATCCCTAGAATCCGCCGACTGGTCGCCGGCCCGGCTCCGTGCGGCGGCCGCGTTCGGCACCGTGACGGTGCTGATGAACATCGCCTTCTACGAGTCGATCGCCCACATCGACCTCGGGACCGCGGTCGCGATCGAGTTCCTGGGTCCGATCGCCGTCGCGGTCGCGGGTTCGCGCCGGCCCCTCGACCTGGTCGCCGCGGCCGCGGCGCTGACGGGTGTGATCTGCGTGGCGGGTGTCAACATCGGTGGCGTCGCCGGAGTCGACGGTGCGCTCGGCGTGGGGTGCGCGCTCGTCGCGGCGGCGCTGTGGGCCGGATACATCGTCCTGGGCAAGCGAGTCGCCGATGCCGGGGGAGGCATCGAGGGGCTCGGCGTCGGCCTCGCCGCCGGCGCGCTCATCCTTGCGCTGCCCGCGCTGGGAACCGACGTGCTCACCCGGCCGGAGTCCTTCCTCGGGTGGAAGGTGTGGGTGCTGGGCCTCGGGCTCGGTCTGCTCAGCTCGGTGATTCCGTATGCCCTCGATCAGGTGGTCCTGCGCCGCGTCGGGCGCGCCCGGTTCGCACTGCTGCTGGCCCTCCTTCCGGTGACCGCGACCGCCGTCGGCGCCGTCATGCTCGGCCAGCGGCAGGGGTGGCTCGAAGCCGCCGGCATCGCGCTGGTCGTCGGCGCCATCGTGCTCACCTCACGTGATGTCGCAGCCGAGGCCGCGCCCACCTCCGGGGGCTGA
- a CDS encoding rhomboid-like protein, which yields MDLAVTVAVLAVFGACTWQVRRGGRGADRLQALARAAVAWVRASPAATLIWLIVCVNSIMLIGLPPSLQTQVLLAHSTNLTQFAQHPVQSLITSALWIEPVDIVFATMVTVLVLGPAERWLGHLGLIAVYFTGSAAASLVAVLSAGRLVAHGWLTDDVDVSGMIDVGVSYGSLCVAGLLVYRIQRLRWRVLAMLTLPVAVQLTLPFFGLYATLGHLRAVLLGYLLWPVTMIPAIRRRATTWTYRPPSAPGGGRGLGCDIT from the coding sequence ATGGATCTCGCGGTCACGGTCGCGGTCCTCGCCGTGTTCGGCGCCTGCACCTGGCAGGTGCGGCGCGGCGGGCGCGGCGCCGATCGATTGCAGGCACTGGCACGTGCCGCGGTCGCCTGGGTCCGGGCGAGCCCGGCCGCCACTCTGATCTGGCTGATCGTGTGTGTGAATTCGATCATGCTGATCGGTCTTCCCCCATCGCTGCAGACCCAGGTCCTCCTGGCGCACAGCACGAACCTGACGCAGTTCGCACAGCACCCGGTGCAGTCGCTCATCACCTCGGCTCTGTGGATCGAGCCGGTGGACATCGTCTTCGCGACGATGGTGACCGTGCTCGTGCTCGGTCCGGCCGAACGGTGGCTCGGTCACCTCGGCCTGATCGCGGTGTACTTCACGGGAAGCGCCGCGGCCTCGCTGGTCGCCGTACTCTCCGCGGGCCGGCTCGTCGCACACGGCTGGCTCACCGACGATGTCGACGTGAGCGGCATGATCGACGTGGGAGTCAGCTACGGGAGTCTGTGCGTGGCAGGGCTTCTGGTGTACCGAATCCAGCGCCTGCGATGGCGCGTGCTGGCGATGCTGACACTTCCGGTCGCGGTCCAGCTGACACTGCCCTTCTTCGGGCTCTACGCCACATTGGGGCATCTGCGGGCCGTACTGCTGGGCTATCTCCTCTGGCCCGTGACGATGATCCCGGCGATCCGACGACGAGCCACGACCTGGACATATCGGCCACCGTCAGCCCCCGGAGGTGGGCGCGGCCTCGGCTGCGACATCACGTGA
- a CDS encoding M13 family metallopeptidase has translation MQSDDARGTVHPPRPDRDPFGAPIPGFNRRRFLAGFGVLAGAGVLAACGVQSPTGAPSSSARPTRPLTGPDLSGAAPGIRVQDDLYRHVNGAWYDGFQIPGDKAQYSTFSDLSDRAQEQLKAIIEGIKDPRPRGDQAKIRDVYDAYMDTARIDQAGADPIKPDLEAVDKAADKAALLDVIGAHQKQGVSGLVGYLVDTDQKDSSKYALTLVQSGIGLPDEAYYRDPKYAEARDKYRAYLEKVASLAGLSDAPGVSARVLAFESAVAKGHWDKVRSRDATATYNPQPWSQLATLAPGYDWDRWQKAVGIKAEDAKNVVVAQPSFLTSVAKLWADTDLATLKDHARIQVIRAYASLLSSPFADANFDFYSKALRGVEQQPERWKRAVAAVESALGEALGKLYVDKHFPADSKHQAEQLVNNLKGAYRASFADLDWMTPATRRAAAAKLEKIRTKIGYPEKWRDYSGLKTDSKSVVGNARASAEFDNAYQLAKLPKSVDRSEWLMTPQTVNAYYNPGMNEIVFPAAILQPPFFSPDAQAAVNYGGIGAVIGHEIGHAFDDQGAKYDGDGNLKDWWEPADRAEFDKRTKALIAQYDALVPAGLPPENKVNGGFTVGENLADLGGLSIAIAAYRIAVANGDAGTESAAASASAAAPSSAAPAAGPDLAPLFLSWGRIWRSKSRQSAAIQALATDPHAPNEFRANQVVKNVSAFAETFGVGPADREWLDPKDRVRVW, from the coding sequence ATGCAGAGCGACGACGCACGAGGCACTGTCCATCCGCCGCGTCCCGATCGGGACCCGTTCGGCGCACCGATTCCCGGTTTCAACCGTCGTAGATTCCTCGCCGGATTCGGCGTACTCGCCGGCGCCGGCGTGCTCGCTGCCTGTGGCGTGCAGTCGCCCACGGGAGCGCCCTCGAGTTCGGCGCGTCCGACCCGGCCGCTCACCGGACCGGACCTGTCCGGTGCCGCGCCGGGAATCCGAGTCCAGGACGATCTGTACCGGCACGTCAACGGCGCGTGGTACGACGGCTTCCAGATCCCCGGCGATAAGGCGCAGTACTCCACCTTCTCCGATCTATCCGACCGTGCCCAGGAGCAGCTCAAGGCGATCATCGAGGGCATCAAGGATCCGCGTCCGCGGGGCGACCAGGCGAAGATCCGGGACGTTTACGACGCCTACATGGACACCGCCCGGATCGATCAAGCCGGCGCCGATCCGATCAAGCCCGATCTCGAGGCCGTCGACAAGGCCGCCGATAAGGCGGCGTTGCTCGATGTGATCGGCGCACACCAGAAGCAGGGCGTGTCCGGTCTGGTGGGCTACCTGGTCGACACCGACCAGAAGGATTCGTCGAAGTACGCCCTGACCTTGGTGCAGTCCGGGATCGGCCTGCCCGACGAGGCCTACTACCGCGATCCCAAGTACGCCGAGGCTCGCGACAAGTACCGCGCCTACCTGGAGAAGGTGGCATCACTGGCCGGGCTCTCCGATGCTCCCGGTGTTTCGGCCAGAGTGCTCGCCTTCGAATCCGCTGTGGCGAAGGGGCATTGGGACAAGGTGCGCTCGCGAGACGCCACGGCCACCTACAATCCCCAACCGTGGTCGCAGTTGGCGACTCTGGCGCCGGGCTACGACTGGGACCGCTGGCAGAAGGCCGTGGGCATCAAGGCCGAGGATGCGAAGAACGTGGTGGTCGCTCAGCCCAGCTTTCTCACCTCGGTCGCGAAGCTGTGGGCGGACACCGATCTGGCCACTCTCAAGGACCATGCGCGGATCCAGGTGATCCGCGCCTACGCCTCGCTGCTGTCCTCTCCCTTCGCCGACGCCAACTTCGACTTCTACTCCAAGGCCCTGCGCGGTGTGGAGCAGCAGCCCGAGCGATGGAAGCGCGCCGTGGCGGCGGTGGAATCCGCACTCGGAGAGGCGCTCGGGAAACTGTACGTGGACAAGCATTTCCCGGCCGACTCCAAGCATCAGGCCGAACAGTTGGTGAACAACCTCAAGGGTGCTTACCGGGCGAGCTTCGCCGATCTGGACTGGATGACACCGGCTACTCGCCGCGCCGCCGCGGCGAAGCTGGAGAAGATCCGTACCAAGATCGGCTATCCGGAGAAGTGGCGCGACTATTCCGGCCTGAAGACGGACTCGAAGTCGGTGGTCGGCAACGCCCGCGCCTCCGCGGAGTTCGACAACGCCTACCAGTTGGCGAAGCTACCGAAATCGGTCGACCGGAGCGAGTGGCTGATGACGCCGCAGACCGTCAACGCCTACTACAACCCGGGGATGAACGAGATCGTCTTCCCGGCGGCGATCCTGCAACCGCCCTTCTTCTCCCCGGACGCGCAGGCGGCCGTGAACTACGGCGGAATCGGTGCGGTGATCGGCCACGAGATCGGGCACGCCTTCGACGACCAGGGGGCGAAGTACGACGGCGACGGCAACCTCAAGGACTGGTGGGAGCCCGCCGATCGTGCCGAATTCGATAAGCGCACCAAGGCGTTGATCGCGCAGTACGACGCCCTGGTACCCGCGGGCCTGCCGCCCGAGAACAAGGTCAACGGCGGGTTCACCGTCGGGGAGAACCTCGCTGACCTTGGTGGTCTGTCGATCGCGATCGCTGCGTACCGGATCGCCGTGGCGAACGGTGATGCCGGCACGGAATCCGCGGCCGCCTCGGCGTCCGCCGCGGCACCGTCGAGTGCGGCGCCGGCAGCCGGGCCCGACCTGGCGCCCCTGTTCCTGAGCTGGGGGCGGATCTGGCGGTCGAAGAGTCGGCAATCGGCCGCGATCCAAGCGCTCGCCACGGATCCGCACGCACCCAACGAGTTCCGCGCCAATCAGGTGGTCAAGAATGTCTCCGCCTTCGCGGAGACCTTCGGTGTGGGGCCCGCCGACCGGGAGTGGCTCGACCCGAAGGATCGCGTCCGCGTCTGGTGA
- the eutC gene encoding ethanolamine ammonia-lyase subunit EutC: MTAPHRRDGDFWDALRTTTQSRIGLGRTGDALPTRRVLEFAAAHATARDAVHQPLDIAAFAAAVRDLGLGEPRIVASRAADRGEYLRRPDLGRVPADVSDVQASGADLGIVLADGLSPRALTDHGLALTRAILQALPADIAVATPVIATQARVALGDHIARALGVRSLLVLIGERPGLSVADSLGIYLTHRADPDDFGTGVTDAHRNCISNIHPPEGLGYADAARIAAGLVVGARRLGRSGVDLKDTSRAELPGSSGSAALG, translated from the coding sequence GTGACCGCCCCGCACCGTCGCGACGGCGACTTCTGGGACGCGCTGCGCACCACGACGCAATCGCGGATCGGCCTGGGCCGCACCGGGGATGCGCTTCCGACACGGCGCGTTCTGGAGTTCGCGGCGGCACACGCCACGGCACGAGACGCCGTCCATCAGCCGCTCGACATCGCCGCCTTCGCTGCAGCGGTACGCGACCTGGGGCTCGGCGAACCGCGCATAGTAGCCAGCCGCGCCGCCGACCGCGGCGAGTACCTGCGGCGCCCGGATCTGGGACGCGTCCCCGCCGACGTGTCCGATGTGCAGGCGAGCGGTGCCGACCTGGGAATCGTCCTGGCGGACGGTCTCTCGCCCCGCGCCCTGACCGATCACGGGCTCGCGCTGACCCGAGCGATCCTTCAGGCGCTACCCGCGGACATCGCAGTCGCGACGCCGGTCATCGCGACCCAGGCGCGCGTCGCACTCGGCGACCACATCGCCCGGGCACTCGGCGTGCGCAGCCTGCTCGTGCTGATCGGCGAACGCCCAGGGCTGTCCGTAGCCGACAGTCTGGGCATCTACCTCACTCATCGAGCCGATCCCGACGATTTCGGCACCGGTGTGACCGACGCGCACCGCAACTGCATCTCCAACATCCACCCCCCGGAGGGCCTGGGCTACGCCGATGCCGCCCGGATCGCCGCCGGTCTGGTGGTGGGCGCACGGCGACTCGGCCGATCGGGAGTCGATCTCAAAGACACCTCACGTGCCGAACTGCCGGGGTCGTCGGGGTCCGCGGCACTGGGCTGA
- a CDS encoding ethanolamine ammonia-lyase subunit EutB yields the protein MIRTQSVRGVTYTFTSMADLLAKATPLRSGDELAGCAAHSDAERAAAKWALADVPLTALLEELVVPYESDEVTRLIIDAHDRAAFAPIAHLTVGDLRDLLLRIAVAPDAGDRLAALSPALTPEMVAAASKLMRNQDLIAVARAVRVTAGFRTTIGLPGTVATRLQPNHPTDDPQGIAAATLDGLLLGCGDAVIGINPATDSPHATSDLLHLLDEVRTRFDIPTQSCVLSHVTTTLALIEKGAPVDLVFQSIAGTEGANSAFGVSIPLLEEANAAARELGRGTVGNNVMYLETGQGSALSSGTHLGTGGAPVDQQTLETRAYAVARHVDPLLVNTVVGFIGPEYLYDGKQITRAGLEDHFCGKLLGLPMGVDVCYTNHAEADQDDMDDLLTLLAVAGVSFVITVPGADDVMLGYQSLAFHDALYVRRALNLRPAPEFDAWLDRQGMTDDTGALRDIAVETSPLRELTAGVAR from the coding sequence ATGATCCGCACCCAATCCGTCCGCGGGGTGACGTACACCTTCACCTCCATGGCAGACCTGCTGGCCAAGGCCACCCCGCTGCGCTCGGGCGACGAGCTCGCCGGGTGCGCCGCACACTCGGACGCCGAACGCGCCGCCGCGAAATGGGCGCTCGCCGACGTTCCGCTGACGGCTCTCCTGGAAGAGCTCGTCGTCCCCTACGAGTCCGACGAGGTGACCCGGCTCATCATCGACGCGCATGACCGCGCGGCGTTCGCCCCGATCGCCCATCTCACCGTCGGCGATCTACGGGACCTGCTGTTGCGCATCGCCGTCGCCCCCGACGCCGGGGATCGCCTCGCCGCCCTCTCCCCCGCACTCACTCCGGAGATGGTGGCGGCGGCGAGCAAGCTGATGCGCAACCAGGACCTGATCGCCGTGGCGCGCGCGGTCCGGGTGACGGCCGGCTTCCGCACGACCATCGGACTTCCCGGCACCGTCGCCACCCGCCTGCAACCCAACCACCCGACCGACGATCCACAGGGCATCGCCGCGGCGACGCTCGACGGACTGTTGCTCGGTTGTGGGGACGCGGTGATCGGCATCAACCCGGCCACGGACTCGCCGCACGCCACCTCGGATCTGCTGCACCTGCTCGACGAGGTGCGTACCCGGTTCGATATCCCCACGCAGTCATGCGTGCTCAGCCACGTCACCACCACGCTCGCACTGATCGAGAAGGGGGCGCCGGTCGATCTCGTCTTCCAGTCGATCGCGGGCACGGAAGGGGCCAATTCCGCTTTCGGCGTGTCGATCCCACTGCTGGAGGAAGCGAACGCCGCAGCACGCGAACTCGGGCGCGGCACGGTTGGGAACAACGTGATGTACCTGGAGACCGGGCAGGGATCGGCGCTGTCCTCCGGCACGCACCTGGGCACCGGCGGTGCTCCGGTCGACCAGCAGACACTCGAAACCCGGGCCTATGCGGTGGCGCGGCATGTGGACCCACTTCTGGTGAACACAGTGGTGGGCTTCATCGGGCCGGAGTACCTCTACGACGGCAAGCAGATCACGAGAGCCGGTCTCGAGGACCACTTCTGCGGGAAATTGCTGGGTCTGCCGATGGGCGTCGATGTCTGCTACACCAATCACGCCGAGGCCGACCAAGACGATATGGACGATCTGTTGACTCTGCTCGCCGTGGCCGGGGTCTCGTTCGTGATCACCGTCCCGGGGGCCGACGACGTGATGCTCGGCTACCAGTCCCTCGCCTTCCACGACGCGCTCTACGTGCGCCGTGCCCTGAACCTGCGGCCGGCGCCGGAGTTCGACGCGTGGCTTGACCGTCAGGGCATGACCGACGATACCGGCGCGCTGCGAGACATCGCGGTCGAGACCTCGCCACTGCGCGAACTCACCGCCGGAGTGGCGCGGTGA
- the eat gene encoding ethanolamine permease — protein MTAEPQRTVHHDGVDESFESEAYLAKRTLRSGSAGWVLLAGLGVSYVISGDYAGWNNGLAQGGFGGLAIASVVIAGMYLAMVLGMAEMSSALPAAGGGYTFARRALGPWGGFATGTAILIEYTIAPAAIATFIGGYVQSLNLFGITDGWWVYLAVYTVFIGIHLTGAGEALKAMFVITAIALVGLVVFAVAAIGRFDASKLTDIAATDAAGASSWLPHGYLGIWAALPFAIWFFLAIEGVPLAAEEAREPEKNVPRGIIVAMGILLVTGATVFLLATGALGANALSDSGNPLVEALGDSGAAKVVNYIGLAGLVASFFSIMYAYSRQTFALSRAGYLPKNLSITNARKAPVLALIVPGVIGFALSLTGKGAMLLNMAVFGAAVSYVLMMVSHIVLRRREPDMPRPYRTPGGVATTSFALLVACIAVVATFLVDPLAAGLTLAAFAAFLVYFGLYSRHHLVANSPDEEFAALADAERDLT, from the coding sequence GTGACCGCAGAACCGCAGCGCACCGTCCACCACGACGGGGTGGACGAATCCTTCGAATCCGAGGCGTACCTGGCCAAACGCACACTCCGGTCCGGATCGGCCGGGTGGGTGCTCCTCGCCGGGCTCGGAGTGAGCTATGTGATCTCCGGCGATTACGCCGGGTGGAACAACGGCCTCGCACAGGGGGGCTTCGGCGGCCTCGCCATCGCCTCCGTGGTGATCGCCGGCATGTACCTGGCGATGGTGCTGGGAATGGCCGAGATGTCCTCGGCCCTGCCCGCGGCGGGCGGCGGTTACACCTTCGCTCGCCGAGCGCTCGGACCATGGGGCGGATTCGCCACGGGCACTGCCATTCTCATCGAGTACACCATTGCTCCGGCGGCGATCGCAACGTTCATCGGTGGTTATGTGCAATCGCTGAACCTGTTCGGGATCACCGACGGCTGGTGGGTGTACCTCGCGGTGTACACGGTGTTCATCGGGATCCACCTCACCGGTGCCGGTGAGGCCCTCAAGGCGATGTTCGTGATCACCGCGATCGCACTGGTGGGACTCGTGGTCTTCGCCGTGGCCGCGATCGGCCGGTTCGACGCGTCCAAGCTCACCGACATCGCCGCCACCGATGCCGCGGGCGCATCGAGCTGGCTCCCCCACGGTTACCTCGGCATCTGGGCCGCGCTCCCCTTCGCGATCTGGTTCTTCCTCGCCATCGAGGGCGTACCCTTGGCCGCCGAGGAGGCCCGCGAGCCCGAGAAGAACGTGCCGCGCGGCATCATCGTGGCGATGGGCATCCTGCTCGTCACCGGCGCGACCGTCTTCCTCCTTGCGACCGGCGCGCTCGGAGCGAACGCACTGTCCGACAGCGGCAATCCACTCGTCGAGGCGCTCGGCGACAGCGGTGCGGCGAAGGTGGTCAACTACATCGGCCTGGCCGGCCTGGTGGCCAGCTTCTTCTCCATCATGTACGCGTACTCGCGGCAAACCTTCGCCCTATCGCGGGCCGGCTACCTGCCCAAGAACCTGTCAATCACCAACGCGCGCAAGGCGCCCGTGCTCGCACTCATCGTGCCGGGCGTGATCGGATTCGCCCTGTCGCTGACCGGCAAGGGCGCGATGCTGCTGAACATGGCTGTGTTCGGGGCCGCGGTGAGCTACGTGCTGATGATGGTCAGTCACATCGTGCTACGCCGCCGCGAGCCCGATATGCCGCGCCCTTACCGCACCCCCGGCGGCGTCGCGACCACCTCTTTCGCGCTGCTCGTCGCATGCATCGCCGTGGTCGCAACCTTCCTCGTCGACCCCCTGGCCGCAGGTCTCACGCTGGCTGCCTTCGCCGCCTTTCTGGTGTACTTCGGCCTCTACAGTCGCCATCACCTTGTGGCCAACTCGCCCGACGAGGAGTTCGCCGCGCTCGCCGACGCCGAGCGGGACCTGACGTAA
- a CDS encoding acyl-CoA dehydrogenase family protein gives MRRTVYTADHEAFRETLRAFIEAEVVPHYDEWYANGIVPKDFYLKLGELGVFGIEVPEEYGGAGIESFKYQAVISEELGRAGVSFGGSSVHIALCLPYLTSLGTDEQKQRWLPGMASGETMFAIAMTEPGTGSDLAGMKTTAKLSADGSHYVLNGAKTFITGGVNADRVIVCARTAPATEDDRRFGISLFVVDTTLAGYEVGRKLDKIGLRTSDTAELSFTDVAVPAADLLGEENKGFGYLGQNLPQERLSIAVGAYSQASAAVRFAQAYTQDRTIFGKSVASFQNTKFELAACKAKVDAMESSVDRGLELHDAGELTAADAASLKLFCTEAASDVIDRCLQLHGGYGYINEYPIARLYADNRVNRIYGGTSEVMRSIIAKDMGL, from the coding sequence ATGCGCCGTACCGTTTACACCGCCGATCATGAGGCCTTCCGCGAGACGCTGCGGGCCTTCATCGAGGCGGAGGTCGTGCCGCACTACGACGAGTGGTACGCGAACGGCATCGTGCCCAAGGACTTCTACCTCAAGCTCGGCGAGCTGGGTGTCTTCGGAATCGAGGTCCCTGAGGAGTACGGCGGCGCCGGCATCGAGTCGTTCAAGTACCAGGCCGTGATCAGCGAGGAACTCGGGCGGGCGGGCGTCTCGTTCGGCGGTTCGAGCGTGCATATCGCGCTGTGCCTGCCGTACCTGACCAGCCTGGGCACCGACGAGCAGAAGCAACGCTGGCTACCCGGCATGGCGTCGGGCGAGACGATGTTCGCCATCGCGATGACCGAACCCGGTACCGGCTCGGACCTCGCGGGGATGAAGACCACCGCCAAACTCTCCGCCGACGGCTCTCACTACGTGCTCAACGGCGCGAAGACCTTCATCACCGGCGGCGTCAACGCCGACCGTGTGATCGTGTGCGCCCGGACCGCCCCGGCCACGGAGGACGACCGCAGGTTCGGCATCTCGCTGTTCGTGGTCGACACCACCCTGGCCGGGTACGAGGTGGGGCGCAAGCTCGACAAGATCGGCCTGCGCACCTCCGATACCGCCGAGCTCTCGTTCACCGATGTCGCGGTGCCGGCCGCAGACCTGCTCGGCGAGGAGAACAAGGGCTTTGGTTACCTCGGACAGAACCTGCCGCAGGAGCGGCTGTCCATCGCCGTGGGCGCGTACTCGCAGGCGTCCGCCGCGGTGCGGTTCGCCCAGGCATACACCCAGGACCGCACCATCTTCGGCAAGTCGGTTGCCTCGTTCCAGAACACCAAGTTCGAGCTGGCCGCCTGTAAGGCGAAGGTGGACGCCATGGAATCCAGCGTCGATCGCGGGCTCGAGCTGCACGACGCAGGCGAGCTCACCGCTGCCGACGCCGCCTCGCTCAAACTGTTCTGCACCGAGGCCGCGTCCGATGTGATCGACCGGTGCCTACAGCTGCACGGCGGCTACGGCTACATCAACGAATACCCGATCGCCCGCTTGTACGCCGACAACCGAGTCAACCGGATCTACGGTGGCACGTCCGAGGTGATGAGGTCGATCATCGCGAAGGACATGGGCCTGTAG
- a CDS encoding TetR/AcrR family transcriptional regulator, whose translation MTDADAPSRADTTRARLLSAAAEAFAERGFHGTTTRDIAAAAGMSPAAVYVHYKSKEQLLYQLSHHGHGLIIDLIDAVDDPTAAPADRLHAVMYAFASHHAAQHTSARVVNYELEALTEEHRVEVGEQRREITRRLRAIVDAGVEDGSFDTAEPRLATTAVLSSGIDVARWYHDGGDITPERIGAYYADLALRTVGATRTQ comes from the coding sequence ATGACCGACGCCGACGCACCGTCTCGCGCCGATACGACGCGAGCCCGGCTGCTCTCCGCGGCAGCCGAGGCCTTCGCCGAACGCGGATTCCACGGCACCACCACCCGCGACATCGCCGCCGCCGCGGGGATGAGTCCCGCCGCCGTCTACGTGCACTACAAGTCGAAAGAACAGTTGCTGTATCAGCTCTCGCACCACGGCCACGGCCTGATCATCGATCTGATCGATGCGGTCGACGACCCCACCGCGGCACCCGCCGACCGGTTGCACGCGGTGATGTACGCGTTCGCCAGCCACCACGCGGCGCAGCACACCAGCGCCCGGGTAGTGAACTACGAGCTGGAGGCGCTCACCGAGGAACACCGGGTCGAGGTCGGTGAGCAGCGTCGGGAGATCACCCGCAGGCTGCGTGCCATCGTCGACGCCGGCGTCGAGGACGGCTCGTTCGACACCGCGGAACCGCGACTGGCCACCACCGCAGTGCTGTCCAGTGGCATCGACGTGGCCCGCTGGTACCACGACGGCGGCGACATCACCCCCGAACGAATCGGCGCCTACTACGCCGATCTGGCACTCCGAACCGTGGGCGCCACCCGAACCCAGTAA
- a CDS encoding SDR family oxidoreductase: MAGRFDGRTAIVTGASRGIGLAIAQRLVADGAKVVITARKQEALDTAVAELGGPGAAVAVAGSGDDLAHQDEVIATAIDTFGSADYFVNNTGINPVYGPLMDLDVGAARKIMEVNVMSTLSWVQKVNAAWQREHGGAIVNVASVAGLRPAPGIAFYGVSKAAVIHLTEELAVELGPDIRVNAVAPAVVKTRFATALYEGREDEVSSAYPLKRLGVPDDIGSVVAFLLSDDAGWMTGQTLTIDGGVLLTGGV, encoded by the coding sequence ATGGCGGGGCGATTCGACGGCCGGACCGCCATCGTCACCGGCGCTAGCCGGGGCATCGGTCTCGCGATTGCGCAGCGCCTCGTCGCCGATGGCGCGAAGGTCGTGATCACGGCACGCAAACAGGAGGCCCTCGATACCGCGGTCGCCGAGCTCGGCGGCCCCGGTGCGGCCGTCGCCGTCGCCGGCTCGGGGGACGATCTCGCGCACCAGGACGAGGTGATCGCCACCGCTATCGACACTTTCGGCAGCGCCGACTATTTCGTCAACAACACCGGAATCAACCCCGTGTACGGACCGCTCATGGATCTCGATGTGGGCGCGGCCCGCAAGATCATGGAGGTCAACGTGATGTCGACCCTGTCCTGGGTGCAGAAGGTCAACGCGGCCTGGCAGCGCGAGCACGGCGGCGCCATCGTCAACGTCGCGTCGGTGGCCGGACTGCGCCCCGCCCCGGGTATCGCCTTCTACGGCGTCTCCAAGGCGGCCGTCATCCACCTCACCGAGGAGCTGGCAGTCGAACTGGGACCGGATATCCGGGTCAACGCGGTGGCGCCCGCCGTGGTCAAGACGCGATTCGCCACCGCTCTGTACGAGGGGCGCGAAGACGAGGTCTCCTCGGCGTATCCGCTCAAACGCCTCGGCGTCCCGGACGACATCGGTTCGGTGGTCGCGTTCCTGCTCTCCGACGATGCCGGGTGGATGACGGGGCAGACCCTCACCATCGACGGCGGCGTCCTGCTCACCGGAGGAGTCTGA